A genomic stretch from Chitinophaga lutea includes:
- a CDS encoding DUF3560 domain-containing protein, which produces MKHNYEEHKKSRIDNARRQAEKQRQISEQRHNAAHQIASCISPGQPILVDHYSRNRHRRDLEKINNNMRASIEADKKAEYYDQKAVTIEQNTAISSDDPNALEKLRAELAGCEARQAFMKETNQCIRSQDKARFLRMEGTSEELWEKVNSPNVVGHKGFAHSKLTNNNANIRRLKDRIADLEKAAAIPFAEVVYKGITLRQNPQIGRIQIIFPTRTDLAVHKQLRKLGFVFCRSENAYQRQLNHRSIRAAMDFARAY; this is translated from the coding sequence ATGAAACACAATTATGAAGAACACAAGAAAAGTAGGATTGACAACGCCCGCCGTCAGGCAGAAAAGCAAAGACAAATTTCCGAACAGCGACACAACGCCGCCCATCAAATAGCCAGTTGTATATCACCCGGTCAACCGATTTTAGTAGACCATTACAGCCGTAACCGCCACCGCCGCGACTTGGAAAAAATTAACAACAACATGCGCGCCTCTATCGAGGCGGACAAAAAAGCGGAGTACTACGACCAAAAGGCCGTCACCATTGAACAAAACACGGCCATCAGCAGCGACGACCCGAACGCACTGGAAAAACTGCGGGCAGAACTTGCCGGATGCGAGGCACGGCAAGCCTTCATGAAAGAAACCAACCAATGTATCAGGAGCCAGGACAAAGCCCGCTTCCTGCGAATGGAGGGCACCAGCGAAGAATTGTGGGAAAAAGTCAATTCGCCCAATGTGGTCGGCCATAAAGGATTTGCGCACTCTAAACTAACGAACAACAACGCCAATATCCGCCGACTGAAAGACCGGATTGCTGATCTGGAAAAAGCCGCCGCCATCCCCTTCGCCGAAGTGGTCTACAAGGGCATCACTCTGCGGCAAAACCCACAGATCGGTCGGATACAAATAATATTCCCCACCAGAACCGATTTGGCGGTTCATAAACAGCTGCGAAAGCTGGGGTTTGTTTTCTGCCGTTCGGAAAATGCCTACCAACGGCAATTGAACCACCGCAGCATTCGGGCCGCGATGGATTTCGCACGGGCATACTAA
- a CDS encoding DNA cytosine methyltransferase, with translation MQRKIHPKANRRQPGQQERAPLFIVVDLFCGAGGDATGFNNAGGLALVIACVNHDAVAIRSHRRNHPYAAHYSEDARTFDIRKLKTHVDKYRLIYPHAKLILWISADCTHYSDAAGGKPRDPDSRSMPEILHKVYDPLTKTYQPGDSYLQILQPDYVQMENVEEFMAWGPLDKKGRPIRRRNGEDWLRWRKEICALGYRDQWRKLCAADYGAHTHRTRLFGIFARPGLPIVFPQATHSEMPTNGGLFGDLLPWKPVREILNLSDTGPSIFSRKKPLCENTLRRMIVGVKKTVALNEDQFFSLYYSGGGTYASLSRPSPVVPTRDRISLVTLVRPQHTHTIYNPSWGGHFVGVGRPCPVVMARQDKAPLHLISMTASRPLLTYPTDSPATAELKELMRRYGITDIKWRLLSIPELLAIQGFPRDYQLTGGRTRQTKHIGNAVVPVVITRWTQALAAAVLQLAA, from the coding sequence ATGCAAAGGAAAATACATCCGAAAGCTAACAGGCGGCAACCCGGCCAACAGGAACGGGCACCCCTCTTTATTGTGGTAGACCTGTTTTGCGGTGCGGGTGGAGACGCCACCGGCTTTAACAATGCAGGCGGTCTGGCACTGGTGATCGCCTGCGTCAATCATGATGCCGTTGCCATCCGCAGCCACCGGCGCAATCACCCGTACGCCGCCCATTATAGTGAGGACGCCCGCACCTTTGACATACGCAAACTGAAAACACACGTAGACAAATACCGGTTGATCTATCCACATGCCAAACTCATCTTATGGATATCGGCAGACTGTACCCATTATTCCGATGCCGCAGGTGGCAAGCCCCGCGACCCGGACAGCCGCTCAATGCCGGAGATCCTGCACAAAGTCTATGACCCGCTGACAAAGACCTACCAGCCAGGTGACAGCTACCTGCAAATACTACAGCCCGACTATGTGCAAATGGAAAACGTAGAGGAATTTATGGCGTGGGGGCCACTGGACAAAAAAGGCAGGCCCATCCGCCGCCGCAACGGGGAGGACTGGTTACGCTGGCGAAAGGAAATTTGCGCACTGGGCTACCGGGACCAGTGGCGTAAACTCTGCGCGGCTGACTATGGCGCACATACCCACCGTACCCGTCTGTTCGGCATCTTTGCCCGCCCCGGCCTGCCCATCGTATTCCCACAGGCTACTCACAGCGAAATGCCCACCAATGGCGGGCTGTTCGGTGATCTGCTGCCGTGGAAACCTGTCCGGGAAATACTCAATCTGTCCGACACTGGCCCCAGCATCTTTTCCCGCAAAAAGCCACTGTGTGAAAACACCCTCCGCCGCATGATCGTCGGGGTAAAAAAGACCGTGGCTTTAAATGAAGATCAATTTTTTTCCCTGTACTACAGCGGGGGCGGCACCTATGCGTCACTATCCAGACCATCACCTGTTGTTCCCACCAGAGACAGAATCAGCCTTGTGACGCTGGTCAGACCGCAGCACACGCACACGATCTATAACCCATCTTGGGGCGGGCATTTTGTCGGGGTAGGCCGCCCCTGCCCGGTCGTCATGGCCCGGCAAGACAAAGCCCCGCTCCACCTGATCAGCATGACCGCCAGCCGCCCGCTGCTGACCTATCCGACCGACAGCCCGGCCACCGCCGAACTAAAGGAGCTGATGAGACGGTACGGCATCACCGATATCAAATGGCGGCTGCTTTCCATCCCCGAACTGCTGGCGATACAAGGCTTTCCACGCGATTACCAGTTAACAGGCGGAAGAACACGGCAAACAAAACATATCGGCAATGCCGTGGTACCGGTGGTGATCACCCGCTGGACACAAGCCCTTGCAGCCGCTGTATTACAGCTGGCTGCATGA